A single Anopheles funestus chromosome 2RL, idAnoFuneDA-416_04, whole genome shotgun sequence DNA region contains:
- the LOC125761014 gene encoding proteasome subunit beta type-3 isoform X2 translates to MRLQSRVRRYSKVQVVHKEEEVVVFPLRQVGECYFVLTLDQQVKMSILAYNGGCVVAMKGKNCVAIATDHRFGVQAQTIATDFEKVFEINPHMYLGLVGLQTDILTVYQRLLFRKNLYEVRENRQMTPERFAAMLSNFLYEKRFGPYFIEPVIAGLDPKTYEPFICNMDLIGCPNLPNDFVVAGTCAEQLYGMCETLWKPDLEPSSLFEVISQALVNAFDRDAISGWGATVYIIEKEKITVKKLKTRMD, encoded by the exons ATGCGTTTACAGTCGCGGGTTCGTAGATACTCAAAAGTGCAAGTTGTtcacaaagaagaagaagttgttgttttccctCTTCGGCAAGTCGGTGAGTGTTATTTTGTGCTGACT CTAGATCAACAAGTAAAGATGTCTATCCTCGCGTACAACGGTGGCTGCGTGGTGGCAATGAAGGGCAAGAACTGTGTGGCTATTGCCACCGATCACCGGTTCGGCGTGCAGGCACAAACCATCGCGACAGACTTTGAGAAGGTGTTCGAAATCAATCCACACATGTATTTGGGACTGGTTGGGCTGCAGACAGACATCCTGACGGTGTACCAGCGGTTGCTGTTTCGGAAAAATCTGTACGAAGTCCGGGAAAATCGACAGATGACACCGGAACGCTTTGCGGCCATGCTTTCCAACTTCCTGTACGAGAAGCGCTTTGGACCGTACTTTATCGAGCCGGTGATTGCTGGTTTGGATCCAAAAACGTACGAACCGTTCATCTGCAACATGGATCTTATCGGATGTCCCAATCTGCCGAACGATTTCGTGGTGGCCGGTACGTGCGCGGAACAGCTGTACGGTATGTGTGAAACGCTCTGGAAACCGGACCTGGAACCGAGCAGTCTGTTCGAGGTGATCTCGCAAGCGTTGGTGAACGCTTTCGATCGGGATGCAATCTCCGGTTGGGGCGCCACGGTCTACATCATCGAGAAGGAGAAGATAACGGTGAAGAAGCTGAAGACGCGTATGGATTAA
- the LOC125761014 gene encoding proteasome subunit beta type-3 isoform X1, which translates to MSILAYNGGCVVAMKGKNCVAIATDHRFGVQAQTIATDFEKVFEINPHMYLGLVGLQTDILTVYQRLLFRKNLYEVRENRQMTPERFAAMLSNFLYEKRFGPYFIEPVIAGLDPKTYEPFICNMDLIGCPNLPNDFVVAGTCAEQLYGMCETLWKPDLEPSSLFEVISQALVNAFDRDAISGWGATVYIIEKEKITVKKLKTRMD; encoded by the coding sequence ATGTCTATCCTCGCGTACAACGGTGGCTGCGTGGTGGCAATGAAGGGCAAGAACTGTGTGGCTATTGCCACCGATCACCGGTTCGGCGTGCAGGCACAAACCATCGCGACAGACTTTGAGAAGGTGTTCGAAATCAATCCACACATGTATTTGGGACTGGTTGGGCTGCAGACAGACATCCTGACGGTGTACCAGCGGTTGCTGTTTCGGAAAAATCTGTACGAAGTCCGGGAAAATCGACAGATGACACCGGAACGCTTTGCGGCCATGCTTTCCAACTTCCTGTACGAGAAGCGCTTTGGACCGTACTTTATCGAGCCGGTGATTGCTGGTTTGGATCCAAAAACGTACGAACCGTTCATCTGCAACATGGATCTTATCGGATGTCCCAATCTGCCGAACGATTTCGTGGTGGCCGGTACGTGCGCGGAACAGCTGTACGGTATGTGTGAAACGCTCTGGAAACCGGACCTGGAACCGAGCAGTCTGTTCGAGGTGATCTCGCAAGCGTTGGTGAACGCTTTCGATCGGGATGCAATCTCCGGTTGGGGCGCCACGGTCTACATCATCGAGAAGGAGAAGATAACGGTGAAGAAGCTGAAGACGCGTATGGATTAA
- the LOC125761014 gene encoding proteasome subunit beta type-3 isoform X3 gives MRLQSRVRRYSKVQVVHKEEEVVVFPLRQVDQQVKMSILAYNGGCVVAMKGKNCVAIATDHRFGVQAQTIATDFEKVFEINPHMYLGLVGLQTDILTVYQRLLFRKNLYEVRENRQMTPERFAAMLSNFLYEKRFGPYFIEPVIAGLDPKTYEPFICNMDLIGCPNLPNDFVVAGTCAEQLYGMCETLWKPDLEPSSLFEVISQALVNAFDRDAISGWGATVYIIEKEKITVKKLKTRMD, from the exons ATGCGTTTACAGTCGCGGGTTCGTAGATACTCAAAAGTGCAAGTTGTtcacaaagaagaagaagttgttgttttccctCTTCGGCAAGTCG ATCAACAAGTAAAGATGTCTATCCTCGCGTACAACGGTGGCTGCGTGGTGGCAATGAAGGGCAAGAACTGTGTGGCTATTGCCACCGATCACCGGTTCGGCGTGCAGGCACAAACCATCGCGACAGACTTTGAGAAGGTGTTCGAAATCAATCCACACATGTATTTGGGACTGGTTGGGCTGCAGACAGACATCCTGACGGTGTACCAGCGGTTGCTGTTTCGGAAAAATCTGTACGAAGTCCGGGAAAATCGACAGATGACACCGGAACGCTTTGCGGCCATGCTTTCCAACTTCCTGTACGAGAAGCGCTTTGGACCGTACTTTATCGAGCCGGTGATTGCTGGTTTGGATCCAAAAACGTACGAACCGTTCATCTGCAACATGGATCTTATCGGATGTCCCAATCTGCCGAACGATTTCGTGGTGGCCGGTACGTGCGCGGAACAGCTGTACGGTATGTGTGAAACGCTCTGGAAACCGGACCTGGAACCGAGCAGTCTGTTCGAGGTGATCTCGCAAGCGTTGGTGAACGCTTTCGATCGGGATGCAATCTCCGGTTGGGGCGCCACGGTCTACATCATCGAGAAGGAGAAGATAACGGTGAAGAAGCTGAAGACGCGTATGGATTAA
- the LOC125761008 gene encoding protein IWS1 homolog A-like produces the protein MKINRKDKSKRKRFNEAGRSVESLRRSPRTRLRSGKDETTKQNHMEPKNNKKLTKTTNSKKQSHPSSLPGDYKERLRSHSKARSTSPESSTAGSQIKQPKRMDDSSVDEAVSIQADPYVSDAGAKIIKNIEKKEANIVYLEDEEIIEDGSERDQFMTDFDIMRARKKAESVRRRKRNHNEASDENEDLVVELLLEMQQSATQDRLLNLDGKPATKKIAILHKVMHQLIKKDLQPTLLNHNVLHVLAEWITPLPNKALPCLQIRESVLKLLADFPTIDKFHLKQSGIGKAVMYLYKHPKETKANRKRANALIAEWFRSVFNISTDFSGMSCEERRQRDLQQLPKQHKPSTPPDVVTSASVMLPDCWMFETNKKIIRPGDKGWINRARVPLPSDKVYIVRPKSKIEVNLNSVAKKQPNRYEIYLKKFYDNKRKNSTRPPVPLSIGGAKFCDY, from the coding sequence ATGAAAATCAACAGAAAGGATAAATCAAAGCGTAAACGATTCAACGAAGCTGGCCGTTCAGTGGAAAGTCTACGGCGTTCTCCCCGTACTCGCCTACGATCAGGAAAAGACGAAACAACGAAACAGAACCATATGgaaccgaaaaacaacaaaaaactaactaaaactactaacagcaaaaaacaatcacatcCTAGTAGCTTGCCAGGCGATTACAAGGAACGTCTACGTTCCCACTCAAAGGCTCGCTCTACGTCTCCGGAATCTAGTACTGCAGGCAGTCAAATCAAACAACCAAAGCGAATGGACGATTCAAGTGTCGACGAGGCAGTTAGCATCCAGGCCGATCCATATGTGTCCGAtgctggtgcaaaaattataaagaatATAGAGAAGAAGGAAGCAAACATAGTATACCTCGAGGACGAAGAGATAATAGAAGATGGTTCGGAACGCGATCAGTTTATGACGGACTTTGACATTATGAGAGCTCGCAAAAAAGCAGAAAGCGTTCGCCGTCGTAAGCGCAATCATAATGAAGCTAGCGACGAAAACGAAGATTTGGTAGTAGAACTGTTGCTAGAAATGCAGCAGTCAGCTACCCAGGATCGGTTACTAAACCTAGACGGTAAGCCAGCCACGAAAAAGATTGCCATCCTGCACAAAGTGATGCACCAGTTGATTAAGAAGGACCTGCAGCCGACTTTGCTCAACCACAATGTGCTGCATGTACTAGCCGAGTGGATCACACCGCTACCAAACAAGGCACTACCGTGTTTGCAGATTCGCGAGAGCGTCCTGAAACTGTTGGCCGATTTTCCAACCATCGATAAATTCCACCTAAAGCAGTCCGGGATAGGCAAAGCGGTCATGTATCTGTACAAGCACccaaaagaaacgaaagcCAACCGGAAACGGGCAAACGCATTGATCGCCGAATGGTTTCGGTCGGTCTTCAACATTAGTACTGACTTTAGTGGGATGTCGTGCGAAGAACGTCGCCAGCGTGATCTGCAGCAGTTGCCAAAGCAACACAAGCCATCTACGCCACCGGATGTTGTTACCTCCGCCTCTGTCATGCTGCCAGATTGTTGGATGTTCgaaacaaataagaaaattatccGTCCGGGTGATAAAGGCTGGATCAATCGGGCGCGCGTCCCGTTGCCCTCCGACAAGGTGTACATCGTGAGGCCGAAATCAAAAATTGAAGTCAATCTAAACAGTGTGGCAAAGAAGCAACCAAATCGCTACGAAATATATCTAAAGAAGTTTTACGACAACAAGCGGAAGAACTCGACTCGTCCACCGGTACCGCTTTCCATTGGAGGAGCGAAATTTTGTGACTACTAA
- the LOC125761003 gene encoding fatty-acid amide hydrolase 2-B isoform X1 — protein sequence MKIEPESSTMSSPLNALVEFLRLIYAKCYRKVVRECNQQMSFAVRRLLRAAMCVFSWFVMPYSQCVSSRIERRKLPPIDNPLLLLSATVLAERIRKGEVRSEDVVRAYVQRCQQVNPLLNAIVEDRFEDALEEAREIDRQLAKGDLGTVETLARTKPLLGLPVSIKESLAVEGMSNTAGRKLREKKVALSDAPVVQQIKNAGGIVLLVSNTPELCLCWETYNQCTGLTRNPYNLQRTAGGSSGGEAALIAAAGSLLGVTTDIAGSSRLPAMFTGVFGHKPSPYIVSPYGHHPSCDDENWGSFFTPGAMCRYAEDLPLLLEAMRDPEGIPVTLHKSLPIGALKCYYMENDGPSGLTRPIDPDIVQAIRDVAAHLNAQRVNLKRLRWTLDISVCKMLRMKNVETIYSPQENGKPDTTIKREVFKYLLGMSNSDLPSVMIGPMQHIVNNYIPQSRLNFLDSQTEKLRKDFIDLLGTDGVFIYPGFPNTAHRHYRIFHKLVDTTYMMVFNTVGLPAASCMVGFDREKLPIGVQIVAAPGQDHLIFAVAKELERRFGGWVSPS from the exons atgaaaatcgAACCGGAATCATCGACGATGAGTTCGCCGCTGAACGCGCTGGTAGAATTCCTGCGGCTCATTTATGCCAAGTGCTACCGCAAAGTGGTCCGCGAATGTAACCA ACAAATGAGTTTCGCTGTACGCCGGCTGCTACGGGCAGCCATGTGCGTCTTTAGCTGGTTCGTCATGCCCTACTCGCAGTGCGTCAGTAGCCGGATAGAGCGTCGCAAGTTGCCACCGATCGATAATCCGTTGCTTCTCCTGTCAGCCACCGTGCTGGCCGAACGCATCCGCAAGGGTGAGGTGCGCAGCGAAGATGTGGTCCGTGCGTACGTGCAACGTTGTCAACAGGTTAATCCCCTGCTAAACGCCATCGTCGAGGATCGGTTCGAGGATGCGCTGGAAGAGGCACGTGAAATTGATCGACAGCTGGCGAAAGGTGATCTGGGCACCGTTGAGACGCTGGCCCGCACAAAGCCCCTTCTGGGACTGCCTGTTTCGATCAAGGAAAGTTTAGCCGTCGAAGGAATGAGCAATACGGCCGGTCGCAAGCTGCGTGAGAAAAAGGTCGCCCTCAGTGATGCACCAGTCGTGCAGCAAATTAAGAATGCCGGTGGCATTGTACTGCTGGTGAGCAACACACCGGAACTGTGTCTCTGCTGGGAAACGTACAACCAGTGCACGGGACTTACGCGCAATCCGTACAACCTGCAGCGAACGGCTGGTGGATCTTCGGGCGGTGAAGCTGCGCTGATTGCTGCCGCCGGTTCACTGCTCGGCGTTACGACCGATATTGCCGGATCATCCCGGCTGCCGGCAATGTTTACCGGTGTGTTCGGACACAAACCATCTCCGTACATAGTGTCGCCGTACGGGCACCATCCATCCTGTGACGATGAGAACTGGGGCAGTTTCTTCACGCCCGGCGCTATGTGCCGGTACGCCGAGGATTTGCCACTGCTGCTAGAAGCGATGCGTGATCCAGAAGGGATACCCGTTACGCTGCACAAATCACTACCGATCGGTGCCCTGAAGTGTTACtacatggaaaacgacggtCCATCCGGTTTAACGCGACCGATCGATCCCGACATTGTGCAGGCGATCCGTGACGTGGCCGCACACCTGAACGCACAACGCGTCAACCTGAAACGGTTGCGCTGGACGCTGGACATTTCCGTGTGCAAGATGTTGCGCATGAAAAATGTGGAAACGATTTATAGCCCGCAGGAAAACGGTAAACCGGACACCACTATCAAGCGCGAGGTGTTCAAGTATCTGCTCGGCATGTCCAATTCCGATCTACCTTCGGTAATGATTGGACCAATGCAACACATCGTGAACAATTACATTCCCCAATCGCGGCTAAACTTTCTCGACAGCCAGACGGAGAAGCTGCGCAAAGACTTTATCGATCTGCTCGGCACGGACGGTGTGTTTATCTATCCCGGCTTCCCAAATACGGCCCATCGGCATTATCGCATCTTTCACAAGCTGGTGGATACGACGTACATGATGGTGTTTAACACCGTCGGTCTTCCGGCAGCATCCTGCATGGTTGGGTTTGATCGCGAAAAGCTTCCAATCGGTGTACAG ATCGTCGCTGCTCCCGGACAGGATCATCTTATCTTTGCCGTAGCCAAAGAACTAGAACGACGGTTCGGTGGTTGGGTGTCTCCATCCTAG
- the LOC125761003 gene encoding fatty-acid amide hydrolase 2-B isoform X2: MSFAVRRLLRAAMCVFSWFVMPYSQCVSSRIERRKLPPIDNPLLLLSATVLAERIRKGEVRSEDVVRAYVQRCQQVNPLLNAIVEDRFEDALEEAREIDRQLAKGDLGTVETLARTKPLLGLPVSIKESLAVEGMSNTAGRKLREKKVALSDAPVVQQIKNAGGIVLLVSNTPELCLCWETYNQCTGLTRNPYNLQRTAGGSSGGEAALIAAAGSLLGVTTDIAGSSRLPAMFTGVFGHKPSPYIVSPYGHHPSCDDENWGSFFTPGAMCRYAEDLPLLLEAMRDPEGIPVTLHKSLPIGALKCYYMENDGPSGLTRPIDPDIVQAIRDVAAHLNAQRVNLKRLRWTLDISVCKMLRMKNVETIYSPQENGKPDTTIKREVFKYLLGMSNSDLPSVMIGPMQHIVNNYIPQSRLNFLDSQTEKLRKDFIDLLGTDGVFIYPGFPNTAHRHYRIFHKLVDTTYMMVFNTVGLPAASCMVGFDREKLPIGVQIVAAPGQDHLIFAVAKELERRFGGWVSPS; this comes from the exons ATGAGTTTCGCTGTACGCCGGCTGCTACGGGCAGCCATGTGCGTCTTTAGCTGGTTCGTCATGCCCTACTCGCAGTGCGTCAGTAGCCGGATAGAGCGTCGCAAGTTGCCACCGATCGATAATCCGTTGCTTCTCCTGTCAGCCACCGTGCTGGCCGAACGCATCCGCAAGGGTGAGGTGCGCAGCGAAGATGTGGTCCGTGCGTACGTGCAACGTTGTCAACAGGTTAATCCCCTGCTAAACGCCATCGTCGAGGATCGGTTCGAGGATGCGCTGGAAGAGGCACGTGAAATTGATCGACAGCTGGCGAAAGGTGATCTGGGCACCGTTGAGACGCTGGCCCGCACAAAGCCCCTTCTGGGACTGCCTGTTTCGATCAAGGAAAGTTTAGCCGTCGAAGGAATGAGCAATACGGCCGGTCGCAAGCTGCGTGAGAAAAAGGTCGCCCTCAGTGATGCACCAGTCGTGCAGCAAATTAAGAATGCCGGTGGCATTGTACTGCTGGTGAGCAACACACCGGAACTGTGTCTCTGCTGGGAAACGTACAACCAGTGCACGGGACTTACGCGCAATCCGTACAACCTGCAGCGAACGGCTGGTGGATCTTCGGGCGGTGAAGCTGCGCTGATTGCTGCCGCCGGTTCACTGCTCGGCGTTACGACCGATATTGCCGGATCATCCCGGCTGCCGGCAATGTTTACCGGTGTGTTCGGACACAAACCATCTCCGTACATAGTGTCGCCGTACGGGCACCATCCATCCTGTGACGATGAGAACTGGGGCAGTTTCTTCACGCCCGGCGCTATGTGCCGGTACGCCGAGGATTTGCCACTGCTGCTAGAAGCGATGCGTGATCCAGAAGGGATACCCGTTACGCTGCACAAATCACTACCGATCGGTGCCCTGAAGTGTTACtacatggaaaacgacggtCCATCCGGTTTAACGCGACCGATCGATCCCGACATTGTGCAGGCGATCCGTGACGTGGCCGCACACCTGAACGCACAACGCGTCAACCTGAAACGGTTGCGCTGGACGCTGGACATTTCCGTGTGCAAGATGTTGCGCATGAAAAATGTGGAAACGATTTATAGCCCGCAGGAAAACGGTAAACCGGACACCACTATCAAGCGCGAGGTGTTCAAGTATCTGCTCGGCATGTCCAATTCCGATCTACCTTCGGTAATGATTGGACCAATGCAACACATCGTGAACAATTACATTCCCCAATCGCGGCTAAACTTTCTCGACAGCCAGACGGAGAAGCTGCGCAAAGACTTTATCGATCTGCTCGGCACGGACGGTGTGTTTATCTATCCCGGCTTCCCAAATACGGCCCATCGGCATTATCGCATCTTTCACAAGCTGGTGGATACGACGTACATGATGGTGTTTAACACCGTCGGTCTTCCGGCAGCATCCTGCATGGTTGGGTTTGATCGCGAAAAGCTTCCAATCGGTGTACAG ATCGTCGCTGCTCCCGGACAGGATCATCTTATCTTTGCCGTAGCCAAAGAACTAGAACGACGGTTCGGTGGTTGGGTGTCTCCATCCTAG